From a single Nymphaea colorata isolate Beijing-Zhang1983 chromosome 4, ASM883128v2, whole genome shotgun sequence genomic region:
- the LOC116252537 gene encoding uncharacterized protein LOC116252537 isoform X2: MDYDDNQHAPCNTQLGSEDNNKFPPGLRSYSLPKFDLDEHFQDPVAFDSLGERGILLDLPSQTGDHWIDDYSREDSSILILDPVSQSIEFGSAEESCTIPRKCNVWSEAASSESVEMLLNSVGQDEMDTKKGDAAKSDVCETRIVLTKQMDTGSCEDDSAFKTSNVSCADPRVSPDNFLINSSSLEKHDWKDVCSVEGVSVNVIGDHHEHQGHENLTMNELHEKEGSSPNSSLKQCSSFVESFQHSTTDFLLDSKRCCDDDVHMKCVGSQQVEGSLLGECPLHVECVKKDAVCCTPAISNKEASERLVSMPTVSPSMQADGSEKLQDTEKATYHIREVSEDALCQRPQDTVIADDGNDNTKQFPSIQAEIVNHPMEDEFVDRKSDQVAETDYVEQSNIIAGSLSLVQKVSASPNATESKHELVSIDLSCRKVHTANAEEVILDLDSKLPKEVADARAGNKVAPAIVNDFSELLTGQSPGLSKPMAHRSIGLHSLISLSENASQQPSGTKPRENDSGSSGIDMPKADFASDLGLKVASSRHGLAMKNTGQSPSRIAAEDTGKLEMVVGDICTSESLLSEAKCLSTACINQDVSQIRSKEGVISMCASSCSEGTLHQATERNVASNKAHVQQKEKKSDLPGSGETGNQGRVSSNSLDMPVDGECQLASKDDPASVSGKHASLSVGAVTDLVIHSPAPSQYSTDNAQHSKLGTSEAEKATHQNSPEKDSSDSFPSLVEQTGSSAVFEVSLKNSQFSEVSVAVKQSGEDEQLKHPMVSSATSISNACGIKGLTSEASIPFSEENRCQNCSPSIDTQSCSTAQADAVTLLNSSESGLKEACLDGRESNPAPNSVGALNSVNGSSCKPEILKSDTDASKVDNDGNVAADCGSPTIISCKESLQDEAHHHETENQSLLQSPASGNAPGATSSTTGQSDGMKASDQIPDMCDTPESDKSFTFKIGNLSGSSVNEKSGKDWKQFPSTGPAELFQTTGSAERTSDGNPQISEEKKMIEASKSRGKSKSRSRSGNGTERATTSKGKPKKEASSRKLTSLTAGNDKHEGNASAGPSKNVLGSPTQLEESKKLAHVEGSTTKPYSITSIQASTPVLNALASSALALFQQPFTDMQQLQLRAQIFVYGYLIRGAAPDEACMVSAFGEAGRDGGRNMWENVWRVAVERAHSQKSLPASPEISPIIHSGMRVTEQGSKGNSGSSKSSVVSASRNTNKSSPLALLNPAVSLPSPMWNATWNATPSSRDMVQSSSIARASLIDPHPTFSPYLYSSPQIRPFTGHFSSWPSQVSSPVPWILSHTSTLDAGSQYAAFSMPDTVQVAPVRDHAAVSLVNVTPSTQVVTSTPLPSLVSSTVAAANVSVDVKKTTSASLKQPSADQKPRKRRKSVPTEDNQLLNVQQPQTGSVSSEMVTTHVSAPLSLTAATTLSVSAGSMCKASSGAPVSLSPPTALPTSNYHISDHNTEQRAAFSEEASIQVEQAKLRAEDAAAHAASAARHSQELWNQLTMQKNSKRAIDVEGRLASALAAAAAAASVAKAAAAAAKVASDAALQAKLVADEALTKKRMVTGGGISEVGKNSANVTPVSLSKGKVKQGGTSSVVEFAKEAARKGVEAASAATKRAQNLDAVVKAAGLAAEAISQATAIVAMGDPLPLTLNQLLEAGPEGYWKHQDVEGRFALEPTVKEVKNSGEANSLNVKVSSKNDAVRGVKETNTNISEELPGGPTEGGRRLLSSIRQEVAPVEIASKRRQRARKAAGSANAQQTIPSSEFESHNDSSKGNCIQQGSLVEVISDEDGLRAVWFSAKVLEVKEGKAYVCYNDLLSDEGTGQLQEWIPLEAAHGKPPRIRTAHPTTAMQFEGTRKRRRAAMGNHNWSVGDHVDAWMRDGWWEGVIMEKNKEDQTKLTVHFPDEGDISTVRTWNIRPSLVWKDGQWVEWSRETACWPNEDDAPLDKRRKLDKEPENDGQNERNEDHLSKITKCDDTIKHQDSTSFALSSSVFSVGKSTTEDRDLIAGRVKRTGLQKGGSRVVFGVPKPKRKFMDVSKHYITEQVGKVGETNNPVKVANYLMPRGSSRLRNVSKDVPRTGRVTNTKSKDIKSGKLQGIQRKNRSKDDSSISALPQSVGATDDQPNVQPSASNENNSERQNRREIGFSDAAGGQESDEISSRSKPSSVGLRQAPKRKLASAGQGLSDEALAATGSQGKAALEPRRSNRRIQPTSRLLEGLQSSLITTKVASVGLHDKGGKSSKRSASSAKAMALRDRTIEEA, encoded by the exons ATGGATTATGATGACAATCAACATGCACCCTGTAACACTCAGTTAGGCAGTGAAGATAATAATAAATTTCCTCCAGGGTTGCGTTCTTATTCACTCCCTAAATTTGACTTAGATGAACACTTCCAAGACCCTGTAGCATTTGATAGTCTAGGAGAAAGAGGAATATTACTTGACCTTCCAAGTCAGACAGGAGACCACTGGATTGATGACTATTCAAGGGAGGATAGCAGCATTCTGATACTTGATCCAGTTTCGCAAAGCATAGAATTTGGGAGTGCTGAAGAATCTTGCACCATTCCAAGAAAGTGCAATGTTTGGTCTGAGGCTGCTTCATCTGAATCCGTTGAAATGCTATTGAATTCTGTTGGACAGGATGAGATGGACACCAAAAAAGGTGATGCTGCGAAATCAGATGTCTGTGAGACACGCATTGTGTTAACTAAACAAATGGACACAGGATCCTGTGAAGATGATTCTGCTTTTAAAACAAGTAATGTTTCATGTGCTGATCCCAGAGTGTCGCCTGATAATTTTCTAATAAATTCATCTTCATTAGAAAAACATGATTGGAAGGATGTATGTAGTGTTGAAGGTGTGTCTGTAAATGTTATTGGTGACCACCATGAACATCAAGGGCATGAAAATTTGACAATGAATGAATTGCATGAGAAGGAAGGAAGTAGTCCTAACAGTTCATTAAAGCAGTGCTCTTCCTTTGTTGAATCATTTCAGCATTCCACTACTGACTTTCTGTTGGATAGTAAAAGGTGCTGTGATGATGATGTGCATATGAAATGTGTAGGTTCTCAACAAGTAGAAGGCAGTTTGCTTGGAGAATGTCCCTTACATGTTGAATGTGtgaagaaagatgcagtatgtTGTACGCCTGCAATTTCAAATAAGGAGGCCTCTGAAAGGCTTGTCAGTATGCCGACAGTTTCTCCATCCATGCAAGCTGATGGAAGTGAGAAGCTACAGGATACTGAAAAGGCAACATATCATATTAGAGAAGTAAGTGAGGATGCTTTGTGTCAGAGGCCACAAGACACTGTGATAGCTGATGATGGTAATGATAATACTAAGCAATTTCCTAGCATACAAGCGGAAATCGTTAACCATCCTATGGAGGATGAATTTGTGGATAGGAAAAGTGATCAGGTTGCTGAGACAGATTATGTTGAACAGAGTAATATAATTGCAGGAAGCCTTAGTTTGGTGCAAAAGGTATCTGCTTCTCCAAATGCAACTGAAAGCAAACACGAATTAGTGTCCATAGACCTCAGTTGCAGGAAGGTCCACACAGCAAATGCAGAAGAAGttattttggatctggattctaAATTGCCAAAGGAAGTTGCTGATGCACGGGCAGGCAATAAGGTGGCTCCTGCTATAGTTAATGATTTCTCCGAACTTCTAACTGGGCAAAGTCCAGGATTATCTAAGCCTATGGCGCATAGGAGTATAGGCTTGCATTCCTTAATATCTTTGTCTGAAAATGCTTCTCAACAACCATCTGGTACAAAACCACGTGAGAATGACTCTGGTTCTTCAGGTATAGACATGCCCAAAGCTGATTTTGCTTCTGATCTTGGATTGAAGGTTGCAAGTTCTCGTCATGGTCTTGCTATGAAGAATACTGGGCAGTCCCCGAGCAGGATTGCAGCGGAGGATACTGGGAAACTTGAGATGGTTGTGGGGGACATTTGTACTTCAGAAAGTCTGCTCTCTGAAGCTAAATGCTTGTCGACTGCATGCATAAATCAAGATGTGAGTCAAATTAGATCTAAAGAAGGCGTTATTTCCATGTGTGCTTCTAGCTGCTCAGAGGGGACTCTTCATCAGGCCACTGAGAGGAACGTTGCATCTAATAAAGCACACgttcagcaaaaagaaaagaaatcagaTTTGCCTGGGTCAGGAGAAACAGGAAACCAGGGAAGGGTGTCATCAAACTCTTTAGACATGCCAGTCGATGGGGAATGTCAGTTGGCAAGCAAAGATGATCCTGCTTCAGTTTCTGGGAAACATGCCTCCCTTAGTGTTGGAGCAGTAACTGATTTGGTAATCCATTCTCCAGCTCCTTCACAATATTCCACCGATAATGCACAACACTCCAAACTTGGGACATCTGAAGCGGAGAAGGCTACTCATCAAAACTCTCCGGAAAAGGATTCTTCTGATTCCTTTCCTTCACTAGTTGAACAAACTGGTTCATCTGCAGTGTTTgaagtttctttaaaaaattctCAGTTTTCAGAAGTATCTGTTGCAG TTAAACAAAGTGGAGAGGACGAGCAGCTTAAGCATCCTATGGTTTCTTCTGCAACATCCATATCTAACGCGTGCGGTATCAAAGGTCTGACATCTGAAGCGAGCATTCcattttcagaagaaaatcGCTGTCAAAATTGTTCTCCTAGCATAGACACTCAATCATGTTCAACTGCTCAAGCAGATGCTGTTACATTGTTAAACTCTTCAGAATCAGGATTGAAAGAAGCTTGTTTGGATGGTAGGGAATCCAATCCAGCCCCAAATTCAG TTGGTGCATTAAATTCTGTTAATGGTAGCTCTTGCAAGCCTGAGATCTTGAAGTCTGATACTGACGCATCCAAAGTTGACAATGACGGAAATGTTGCAGCTGACTGTGGTTCACCGACCATCATTAGTTGTAAAGAATCTCTTCAAGATGAAGCTCATCACCATGAAACTGAGAATCAGTCCTTACTGCAGAGTCCTGCTTCTGGAAATGCACCTGGTGCTACTTCCAGTACAACTGGTCAGTCTGATGGAATGAAAGCATCTGACCAAATTCCTGATATGTGTGACACACCAGAAAGTGATAAAAGTTTCACATTCAAGATAGGAAATCTATCAGGTTCATCTGTGAATGAGAAAAGTGGTAAAGACTGGAAGCAATTTCCGTCAACTGGGCCTGCTGAATTATTCCAG ACCACGGGATCAGCAGAGAGGACATCTGATGGGAATCCTCAAATAagtgaagagaaaaagatgattGAAGCTAGCAAGAGTCGTGGTAAGAGTAAAAGTAGGTCAAGGTCTGGTAATGGAACTGAAAGAGCAACAACCAGTAAGGGGAAGCCTAAAAAGGAGGCATCATCTAGAAAGCTCACATCCTTGACTGCAGGGAACGATAAACATGAGGGTAATGCTTCAGCTGGTCCCAGCAAAAATGTACTGGGCAGTCCCACCCAATTGGAAGAGAGTAAAAAATTGGCACATGTAGAAGGTAGCACTACAAAACCATACTCTATCACCAGCATCCAGGCATCTACTCCTGTTTTGAATGCTTTAGCTTCTTCCGCATTGGCATTGTTTCAGCAGCCTTTTACAGATATGCAGCAACTACAATTACGTGCACAGATTTTTGTTTATGGTTATTTAAT TCGAGGTGCAGCACCAGACGAGGCTTGTATGGTTTCAGCATTTGGTGAAGCTGGGAGAG ATGGCGGAAGGAACATGTGGGAAAATGTGTGGCGCGTGGCTGTGGAACGTGCTCATAGTCAGAAATCTTTGCCTGCAAGTCCTGAGATCTCACCAATTATCCATTCAG GGATGAGAGTTACAGAGCAAGGCTCAAAGGGAAATTCTGGTTCCAGTAAATCTTCTGTTGTTTCTGCTAGTCGGAACACTAACAAGAGTTCCCCTCTTGCACTCCTAAATCCTGCAGTATCTCTGCCCTCTCCAATGTGGAATGCAACGTGGAATGCAACACCATCATCCCGTGACATGGTGCAGAGCAGCAGTATAGCTAGGGCTTCACTTATTGATCCTCATCCAACTTTTTCACCTTATCTGTACTCATCTCCTCAAATAAGACCTTTTACAGGACATTTCAGCTCCTGGCCTTCTCAGGTCTCCAGTCCTGTTCCCTGGATTTTGTCTCATACATCTACCCTGGATGCTGGTTCGCAGTATGCTGCTTTTTCGATGCCAGATACTGTTCAAGTGGCTCCTGTTAGAGACCATGCAGCTGTTTCTCTTGTTAATGTTACCCCAAGTACTCAAGTGGTTACATCTACACCTTTGCCTTCTCTTGTGAGTTCCACGGTGGCTGCTGCTAATGTTTCAGTAGATGTAAAGAAGACTACTTCGGCTTCTCTTAAGCAACCTTCTGCTGATCAGAAACcaaggaagaggaggaaaagTGTGCCAACAGAGGACAATCAGCTTCTGAATGTTCAGCAACCCCAGACAGGATCAGTTTCCTCAGAAATGGTCACTACACATGTCTCTGCTCCATTATCCCTTACTGCAGCTACCACTCTATCTGTGTCTGCTGGCTCTATGTGTAAAGCTTCTTCTGGTGCTCCTGTTTCACTTAGTCCTCCTACAGCACTGCCCACCTCAAATTATCACATATCTGATCATAATACTGAACAGAGGGCTGCTTTTTCAGAAGAGGCCTCCATTCAAGTTGAACAAGCTAAGCTACGGGCAGAAGATGCTGCAGCACACGCAGCTTCTGCTGCGAGGCATAGCCAGGAATTATGGAATCAGTTGACCATGCAGAAGAACTCCAAACGTGCTATTGATGTTGAAGGCAGGCTGGCCTCTGCCttggctgctgctgctgctgctgcttcagTTGCTAAGGCAGCTGCTGCAGCTGCTAAGGTTGCATCTGATGCTGCATTGCAAGCAAAATTGGTGGCTGATGAGGCATTGACCAAGAAAAGGATGGTTACTGGTGGTGGCATTTCTGAAGTTGGGAAAAATTCTGCAAATGTTACCCCTGTTTCACTTTCTAAAGGTAAGGTTAAGCAAGGTGGCACCAGTTCTGTTGTTGAATTTGCAAAAGAGGCAGCAAGAAAAGGAGTTGAAGCTGCTTCTGCTGCCACAAAACGAGCACAGAACTTGGATGCTGTTGTAAAGGCTGCAGGCCTGGCTGCAGAGGCCATATCTCAAGCAACTGCAATTGTTGCAATGGGTGATCCTCTGCCGCTGACATTGAATCAATTACTAGAAGCTGGCCCCGAGGGCTACTGGAAACATCAAGATGTGGAAGGCAGATTTGCATTAGAACCAACGGTGAAGGAAGTTAAGAATTCTGGAGAGGCCAATAGCTTGAATGTGAAAGTTTCATCTAAAAATGATGCCGTGCGAGGTGTGAAGGAGACAAACACAAATATTTCTGAAGAATTGCCTGGTGGCCCAACTGAAGGCGGTCGAAGGCTACTGAGTTCAATACGCCAGGAAGTTGCCCCTGTTGAAATTGCATCTAAGCGACGGCAAAGGGCACGTAAAGCTGCTGGTTCTGCCAATGCTCAGCAGACGATCCCTTCCTCAGAGTTTGAATCGCATAATGATTCCTCAAAAGGGAATTGTATTCAGCAGGGATCACTCGTTGAG GTAATTTCTGACGAAGATGGTCTCAGAGCAGTATGGTTCTCAGCCAAAGTGTTGGAGGTAAAGGAAGGGAAGGCTTATGTATGCTACAATGATCTTTTGTCTGATGAag GCACAGGACAGCTACAAGAATGGATTCCACTTGAAGCTGCTCATGGGAAGCCTCCCAGAATACGTACAGCTCATCCCACGACTGCCATGCAATTTGAAGGTACAAGAAAGCGTCGTAGAGCAGCTATGGGGAACCATAACTGGTCCGTTGGTGATCATGTTGATGCCTGGATGCGTGATGG ATGGTGGGAAGGAGTTATCatggagaaaaacaaggaagacCAGACTAAACTGACTGTTCATTTTCCAG ATGAAGGAGACATATCAACTGTAAGAACCTGGAATATTCGACCATCTTTGGTTTGGAAGGATGGCCAGTGGGTTGAGTGGTCAAGGGAAACTGCTTGTTGGCCTAATGAG GATGATGCTCCACTCGATAAACGACGGAAGTTGGACAAGGAACCTGAAAATGATGGACAAAATGAAAGGAATGAGGACCATctgtcaaaaattacaaaatgtgaTGATACTATCAAACATCAAGACTCCACGTCATTTGCTTTATCATCCAGTGTATTTTCTGTTGGGAAGAGTACCACAGAAGATCGTGACCTGATTGCTGGAAGAGTAAAGCGAACTGGACTACAGAAAGGGGGATCGAGGGTGGTGTTTGGGGTACCGAAGCCGAAAAGGAAGTTCATGGATGTTAGCAAGCACTACATTACAGAACAAGTTGGCAAGGTTGGTGAAACAAACAATCCAGTCAAGGTTGCCAATTATTTGATGCCTCGAGGATCCTCTAGGTTGAGGAATGTATCCAAAGATGTTCCTAGGACTGGTCGAGTGACTAACACAAAGTCTAAGGATATTAAATCAGGAAAGTTACAGGGAATTCAAAGGAAAAATAGATCAAAGGATGACTCATCCATTTCTGCGTTGCCTCAATCAGTTGGGGCTACTGACGATCAACCAAATGTGCAACCTTCTGcaagcaatgaaaacaattcagAGAGACAGAACAGGAGGGAAATTGGTTTTTCTGATGCTGCAGGAGGGCAAGAGTCGGACGAAATTTCCTCTAGAAGCAAGCCCTCTTCAGTTGGTCTGAGACAGGCACCTAAAAGGAAACTTGCCTCTGCTGGTCAAGGGCTCTCTGATGAAGCCTTGGCTGCCACTGGTAGTCAAGGGAAGGCAGCTTTGGAGCCACGGAGGTCTAACCGTAGAATTCAGCCAACATCAAGG CTACTGGAAGGATTGCAAAGCTCCTTAATTACAACTAAGGTCGCTTCTGTTGGCTTGCATGATAAGGGCGGCAAATCTTCAAAAAGGAGCGCCAGTTCTGCAAAAG CCATGGCGTTGAGAGATAGAACCATCGAAGAAGCCTAG